The proteins below come from a single Saccharopolyspora sp. SCSIO 74807 genomic window:
- a CDS encoding M20 family metallopeptidase: MDSDAAALAERAETALPDVLADLRRLVETETPSHDKQALNAGLVDLETWLAERLGEPGSRQRHDGGSYGDILDTTFPGTAGGTVLLLCHYDTVWPVGTLAEWPFTIEDDRITAPGCLDMKLGIVHGVWALRLLRELEIPHPAVRLLCTGDEEIGSHASREFIERACRASDATLVLEPSRAGKVKVRRKGLGLFDLVVRGVESHAGLDPDAGASAVHALAELIPAVTALAEPGRGTTINVGTITGGTGRNVVAGRASCEIDVRVQDPAEMPRIDAGLAALAVSDERIGVELQGGWNRPPMNPNPASERLFELARATADDLGRTLEGTSVGGVSDANFVSALDFPVLDGLGAVGAGPHSRDEHVLPGESPAQIALLAHLIGRLHER; encoded by the coding sequence GTGGACAGCGACGCAGCGGCGCTGGCGGAACGCGCGGAGACCGCGCTCCCCGATGTGCTGGCCGACCTGCGCCGGTTGGTCGAAACCGAAACGCCGAGCCACGACAAGCAGGCGCTGAACGCGGGGCTCGTCGACCTCGAAACCTGGCTCGCCGAACGCCTCGGTGAGCCGGGTTCCCGGCAACGCCACGACGGCGGCTCCTACGGCGACATCCTGGACACCACCTTCCCCGGCACCGCCGGTGGCACCGTGCTGCTGCTGTGCCACTACGACACGGTCTGGCCGGTGGGCACCCTCGCCGAGTGGCCCTTCACCATCGAGGACGACCGCATCACCGCTCCCGGCTGCCTGGACATGAAGCTCGGCATCGTGCACGGCGTCTGGGCGCTGCGGTTGCTGCGCGAACTGGAGATCCCGCACCCCGCGGTGCGGTTGCTCTGCACGGGTGATGAGGAGATCGGCAGCCATGCCTCCCGCGAGTTCATCGAGCGGGCGTGCCGCGCATCCGACGCGACGCTGGTGCTCGAACCCAGCCGCGCGGGCAAGGTGAAGGTGCGCCGCAAGGGGCTCGGCCTGTTCGACCTGGTGGTGCGCGGCGTGGAGTCGCACGCGGGCCTGGATCCGGACGCCGGGGCCAGCGCCGTGCACGCGCTGGCCGAACTGATCCCGGCCGTCACCGCGCTCGCCGAGCCCGGCCGGGGAACCACCATCAACGTCGGAACGATCACCGGCGGCACCGGCCGCAACGTGGTGGCCGGGCGGGCGAGCTGCGAGATCGACGTCCGGGTGCAGGACCCGGCCGAAATGCCGCGGATCGACGCAGGGCTCGCCGCGCTCGCGGTGTCCGACGAGCGGATCGGGGTCGAATTGCAGGGCGGCTGGAACAGGCCACCGATGAACCCCAACCCGGCCTCGGAGCGGTTGTTCGAGCTGGCCCGCGCCACTGCGGACGATCTCGGCCGCACGCTGGAAGGCACCTCGGTGGGCGGCGTGAGCGATGCGAACTTCGTGTCCGCGCTGGACTTCCCGGTGCTCGACGGGCTCGGCGCGGTCGGCGCGGGCCCGCACTCCCGCGACGAGCACGTGCTGCCGGGCGAGTCGCCGGCGCAGATCGCGCTGCTCGCGCACCTGATCGGCCGGCTGCACGAACGCTGA
- a CDS encoding winged helix-turn-helix domain-containing protein, protein MELEFFVLGPLEVRSAGVEIPVRSGQQRVLLAALLLRANQVVPLDELTDRLWGEAPPRGARNTLRAYVMRLRRTLGADDGDGVVVETHPEGYRIRVEPAELDLLRFEDLLAQAGRLAAAGPMEEAQVLRQAVALWRGPVLSNVDSDGCIGTPSWR, encoded by the coding sequence GTGGAACTCGAATTCTTCGTCCTGGGTCCGCTGGAAGTTCGCAGTGCCGGGGTCGAGATACCGGTGCGTTCCGGACAGCAGCGAGTGCTGCTGGCGGCGCTGCTGCTGCGGGCGAACCAGGTCGTGCCGTTGGACGAGCTGACCGACCGGTTATGGGGCGAAGCGCCTCCCCGCGGGGCGCGCAACACGCTGCGTGCCTACGTCATGCGGTTGCGGCGGACCCTCGGTGCCGATGACGGCGACGGCGTGGTCGTCGAGACGCATCCGGAGGGCTACCGCATCCGGGTCGAGCCCGCCGAGCTCGACCTGCTGCGGTTCGAGGATCTGCTGGCCCAGGCGGGCCGGCTCGCCGCGGCGGGCCCGATGGAGGAAGCCCAGGTGCTGCGGCAGGCCGTCGCGCTGTGGCGCGGCCCCGTTCTGTCCAATGTGGACTCCGATGGCTGCATCGGGACGCCGTCATGGCGCTGA
- a CDS encoding BTAD domain-containing putative transcriptional regulator, whose protein sequence is MALSERRLQAVQRRIDLELQLGGDDEIVPELKALTAEHPTRERFCAQLMIALYRSGRQADALEAYRRTRELLDAELGVDPGQDLQELHQSVLTADPALEPARTPRAKVADSRTAPSPDPGSSGSAVTVFEPTPQPAEGSSADLAQQQHPQPVKPPRQPPESRRQRLLGPLSAAWLLAIILAIFGGVFDSHPVFYLSLSLMAAVLLAAAGIALAERRRRGIPLVRIRLANAATMLPLLAVGGLLAEVTVDYLGVPAMWGVPLFASALFVHSTVAELAREGRAPARHGLALSSVGAIASGLLIGSLLLFAERGPESSWTTGASVEGASATGKISRAAHGEIQLTGEVVDDKANYLGARLYVEAHRPDGSAESWDTYNGNSKGSAEPISGNRGAVTDGLIFPAETTSIRVRACASNADGTHERLVDITCGPPIEIWRR, encoded by the coding sequence ATGGCGCTGAGCGAACGACGGCTGCAGGCGGTGCAGCGGCGCATCGACCTCGAACTGCAACTCGGCGGCGACGACGAGATCGTCCCGGAGCTCAAGGCGTTGACCGCCGAACATCCCACCCGGGAACGGTTCTGCGCCCAGCTGATGATCGCGTTGTACCGCAGCGGGCGGCAAGCCGACGCGCTGGAGGCCTACCGGCGGACGCGGGAACTGCTGGACGCCGAACTCGGCGTCGACCCCGGTCAGGACCTGCAAGAACTGCACCAGTCGGTGCTCACCGCGGATCCCGCGCTGGAACCGGCGAGGACTCCGCGGGCCAAGGTGGCCGACAGCCGCACGGCCCCGTCCCCGGACCCCGGTTCGAGCGGCTCGGCGGTGACCGTTTTCGAGCCGACGCCGCAACCGGCGGAGGGCAGCTCCGCGGATCTCGCCCAGCAGCAGCACCCGCAGCCGGTGAAACCGCCCCGGCAGCCCCCGGAATCGCGCCGCCAGCGGCTCTTGGGCCCGCTGAGCGCCGCCTGGCTGCTGGCCATCATCTTGGCGATCTTCGGCGGCGTCTTCGACTCGCACCCCGTCTTCTACCTGAGCCTGTCGCTGATGGCCGCGGTCCTGCTCGCCGCGGCAGGCATCGCACTGGCCGAGCGCCGCCGCCGCGGGATCCCGCTGGTGCGGATCCGGCTCGCGAACGCGGCGACGATGCTCCCGCTGCTGGCGGTCGGCGGGCTGCTCGCCGAGGTCACCGTCGACTACCTCGGCGTCCCCGCCATGTGGGGCGTGCCGCTGTTCGCGTCCGCGCTGTTCGTGCACTCCACCGTTGCCGAGCTGGCTCGTGAAGGACGGGCGCCTGCGCGGCACGGGCTGGCGCTGAGCTCGGTCGGCGCGATCGCGAGCGGATTGCTCATCGGGAGCCTGCTGCTGTTCGCCGAGCGCGGGCCGGAGAGCAGCTGGACGACCGGAGCCAGCGTCGAAGGCGCCTCGGCCACCGGAAAGATCAGCCGAGCAGCGCACGGCGAAATCCAGCTCACCGGCGAAGTCGTGGACGACAAGGCCAACTACCTGGGCGCGAGGCTCTACGTCGAGGCGCACCGGCCCGACGGCTCGGCCGAATCCTGGGACACCTACAACGGCAATTCCAAGGGCAGCGCCGAGCCCATCAGCGGCAACCGGGGCGCAGTCACGGACGGGCTCATCTTCCCCGCCGAGACCACCTCGATCCGCGTAAGGGCTTGCGCATCCAACGCGGACGGAACGCACGAGCGACTCGTCGACATCACGTGCGGCCCGCCCATCGAGATCTGGCGACGGTGA
- a CDS encoding MsnO8 family LLM class oxidoreductase, whose amino-acid sequence MTNPLRFSVLDRSLVRSGRSPSESLPRTVRFAAEAEALGYHRFWVAEHHGVPGAAGSAPTVLAAAVAAATSRIRVGTGGVMLPNHRPLVVAEQFGVLESLHPGRIDMGLGRSLGFTASVRRALGSGRESAERFGAQLAELLDYFAGESDQPAIPSAGLRIPVFVLATGSGVEHAAEAGLPLVIAAVRGDEALLRSVERYRELFRPSLWSSQPHVVLSRSVAVAETTGRARELLVPEAFSTAYSRVHGVFPPLETVGEIRARRFGRREQEQFERAMAGHVYGTEDEVAEQLQSLVDDTEADEVLVTTSGPDEDALLDSYRRLARLIPG is encoded by the coding sequence GTGACCAACCCGCTGCGCTTCTCGGTCCTGGACCGCTCGCTGGTGCGGAGCGGCCGTAGCCCGTCGGAGTCGTTGCCGCGCACCGTCCGGTTCGCCGCGGAAGCCGAAGCGCTCGGCTACCACCGGTTCTGGGTTGCCGAGCACCACGGCGTGCCCGGGGCGGCCGGATCGGCGCCGACCGTGCTGGCCGCGGCCGTCGCCGCGGCGACCTCCCGCATCCGGGTCGGCACCGGCGGGGTGATGCTGCCGAACCACCGGCCGCTGGTGGTGGCCGAGCAGTTCGGCGTGCTCGAATCGCTGCATCCGGGCCGGATCGACATGGGGCTGGGCCGGTCGCTCGGGTTCACCGCGTCGGTTCGCCGCGCGCTGGGCTCCGGCCGGGAGTCCGCGGAGCGCTTCGGCGCGCAGCTGGCCGAACTGCTCGACTACTTCGCGGGCGAGTCGGATCAGCCCGCGATTCCGTCCGCGGGGCTGCGCATCCCGGTGTTCGTGCTGGCCACCGGTTCGGGCGTGGAGCACGCGGCGGAGGCGGGGCTGCCGCTGGTGATCGCCGCCGTGCGGGGTGACGAGGCGCTGCTGCGTTCGGTCGAGCGCTACCGCGAGCTGTTCCGGCCGTCGCTGTGGTCATCGCAGCCGCACGTGGTGCTCTCCCGTTCGGTCGCGGTCGCCGAAACCACCGGACGAGCCCGCGAGCTGCTGGTACCGGAAGCGTTCTCGACCGCGTACTCGCGGGTGCACGGCGTCTTCCCGCCGCTGGAAACGGTCGGCGAGATCCGCGCCCGGCGGTTCGGGCGCCGGGAGCAGGAGCAGTTCGAGCGGGCGATGGCGGGCCACGTGTACGGCACCGAGGACGAGGTAGCCGAGCAGTTGCAGTCCCTTGTGGACGACACCGAGGCCGACGAGGTGCTGGTCACCACCAGCGGTCCGGACGAGGACGCGCTGCTCGATTCCTACCGGAGGCTGGCTCGGCTGATCCCCGGCTGA
- a CDS encoding tyrosine-type recombinase/integrase — MVEEVPAVREAGGSVAYWTEVYLEHLQARKLAANSLRAYRRDLGSVGAELAELSGLAVDALPVAEVTATVLRSAFARHAAARSASSVTRAWSTWNGLFGFLVVEGAVGGNPMQVVPKPRTAPATPKPLQGEETPERLLRLVSEGARRARNPWPERDLAVLAVLLCTGVRSAELLELTVSALAGRPGDRRLHVQGKGGKNRSIPIEGALDEVVGDYLRTRRTRFGERLPGGAALFVDHRGEPLRRGGLQYLVRQSMRAAGISDRVQPGAMVHALRHTFATRLAEDGANAAEIAKLLGHASINSSQTYIDVTAREQRLSVRANRTHQVLGELSRQDGR; from the coding sequence GAGGTGTACTTGGAGCACCTGCAGGCCCGGAAGCTGGCCGCGAACTCGCTGCGCGCCTACCGCCGCGACCTCGGCTCGGTCGGTGCCGAGCTGGCGGAGCTCAGCGGGCTGGCAGTCGATGCGTTGCCGGTCGCCGAGGTCACCGCCACGGTGCTGCGTTCGGCGTTCGCGCGGCACGCCGCGGCCCGGTCGGCGTCCTCGGTGACTCGCGCGTGGTCCACTTGGAACGGCCTGTTCGGGTTCCTCGTCGTCGAAGGCGCCGTGGGCGGCAACCCGATGCAGGTGGTTCCGAAGCCCCGCACCGCGCCGGCGACCCCGAAACCGCTGCAGGGCGAGGAAACTCCGGAACGGCTGTTGCGCTTGGTCTCCGAGGGCGCGCGCCGGGCGCGCAACCCTTGGCCGGAACGGGACCTCGCGGTGCTGGCGGTGCTGCTGTGCACCGGAGTGCGCTCGGCCGAGCTGCTGGAGCTGACCGTCTCGGCACTGGCCGGACGGCCCGGTGACCGCCGGTTGCACGTGCAGGGCAAGGGCGGCAAGAACCGCTCCATCCCGATCGAGGGCGCACTGGACGAGGTCGTCGGCGACTACCTGCGGACCCGCCGGACCCGGTTCGGCGAACGCCTCCCGGGCGGCGCCGCGCTGTTCGTGGACCACCGCGGTGAGCCGTTGCGCCGCGGCGGGCTGCAGTACCTGGTCCGGCAATCGATGCGCGCGGCAGGCATCTCCGATCGGGTGCAGCCCGGTGCGATGGTGCACGCGCTGCGGCACACCTTCGCGACCCGGCTGGCCGAGGACGGGGCGAACGCCGCCGAGATCGCGAAGCTGCTCGGGCACGCCTCCATCAATTCCAGCCAGACCTACATCGACGTGACCGCCCGGGAGCAGCGGCTGTCGGTTCGCGCGAACCGCACGCACCAGGTGCTGGGGGAGTTGTCCCGGCAGGACGGGCGGTGA